A window of Nocardiopsis sp. Huas11 genomic DNA:
CGGAGGTGTCCTTACTGGCCGTAGACGTTCTGGTAGCGGTCGTAGAGGGCGTCGATGTGTTCCTGGGGCAGGCGCTCGACGGGCCCGTTCTCGCGGGCGAGGTGGACGGTGCGGGCCACGTCCTCGCACATGACGGCCGCCTTGACGGCCGCGCGGGCGGTGTCTCCGACGGTGAACACGCCGTGGCCGCGCATGAGCACGGCCGGGGAGCGCTGTCCCTCGAGGGTGGCGACCAGGCCCTTGCCGATGTCGTCGCCGCCGATGAGGGCGAACGGGCCGACCGGGATGTCGCCGCCGAACTCGTCGGCCATCGCGGTGATGGCGCACGGGACGGGTTCGCCGCGGGCGGCCCACGCCGTGGCGTAGGGGCTGTGGGTGTGCACGACACCGCCGACGTCGGGGCGGGCCCGGTAGACGTAGGCGTGCGCAGCGGTGTCGCTGGAGGGCTTGTGCCGGCCCTCGACGACGGCGCCGTCGAGGTCGCACACCACCATGTCCTCGGGCGTGAGGTCCTCGTAGGACACTCCGCTGGGCTTGATCACCATCAGGTCGGCGTCGGGGACGCGGGCGGAGATGTTCCCGCTGGTCCAGGTCACCAGGTTCCAGCGCAGGAGTTCGGCGTGCAGGGCGCACACCTGCTCGCGCAGGGCGTCGGCGGTCATCGTGTTCCCTTCCGGGCGGCGTTGCGGAGGGCGCGCAGGCGGTGCAGGCTCTCGCTCCCGCCGCGGCCGAAGTGGTCGTGCAGTTCGGTGTAGAGGGCGTAGAGGTCGTCGTAGGCGGCGGCGCGCGCGGGGTCGGGGTCGACGGTGTCCTCGCGGACGCCGCCCATGGCCGCGGAGGCCGCGTGGATGTCGGGGTGGGCCCCGGCCGCGACCGCCGCGTGGATGGCGGCGCCCACGGCACAGCTCTGTTCGGAGGCCACGAGCCGGATCGGCCGGTCGAGCACGTCGGCGTAGACCTGGAGGACGAAGGGGTTGCGGACCATGCCGCCGCCGACGGTGAAGTCGTCGACGGGGACCCCTGCGGACTCGAAGGCCTCGACGATGGTGCGGGTGCCGAAGGCGGTGGCCTCGATCAGCGCCCGGTAGACCTCCTCGGGGCGGGTGGCCAGGGTGAGGCCGACCAGGACCCCGGACAGGTCGTGGTCGACCAGGACCGAGCGGTTGCCGCTGTGCCAGTCCAGGGCGACCAGGCCGTGGGCGCCGACGGGCTCCCCGGCGGCCATCGCCGAGAGCAGGTCGTGGACGGACAGTCCGCGTTCGCGCGCCAGCTCGTGGTACTCCGGGGGGACGTAGGAGTCGGCGAACCAGGCGAAGATGTCGCCGACGCCGCTCTGTCCGGCCTCATAGCCCCACATGCCGGGGGCGATGCCGCCGAGCGCGAGCCCGCACATGCCGGGCACCTCGGCCAGCACGTCGGAGTTCATGACATGGCAGGTGCTCGTTCCCATGATGGCGAGCATCCGGCCGGTGCCGGTGGTCTGGGCGGTGGCGGCGGTGACGTGGGCGTCGACGTTGCCGACGGCCACCGGCACGCCCTCGGGGATCCCGGTCCAGGCGGAGGCGCGGGCGGTGACGCGGCCCGCGCGCTCGCCGAGTTGGGAGAGGGGGTGGGCGAGCTTGTCCTCGGCGAAGGAGGCGAAGGCGGGGTCGAGGGCGCCCAGGAAGTCCTTGCCGGGCCAGGCCCCGTCCTGGTGGATGCCCTTGTACCCGGCGGTGCAGACGTTGCGGGTCTCCTGGCCGCACAGTTCCCACACGATCCAGTCGGCGGCCTCGATCCACCGGTCGGTGCGGTCGTAGACCTCGGGGTCCTCCCGCAGGACCTGCAGGCCCTTGGCGAACTGCCATTCGGAGGAGATGCGGCCGCCGTAGCGGGGCAGCCACTTCTCGCCGCGGGCGGCGGCCAGGGCGTTGATGTCGTCGGCCTCGCGCTGGGCGGCGTGGTGCTTCCACAGCTTGGGCCAGGCGTGCGGGCGGTCGGCCAGGCCCGGCAGCTCGTTGAGCGGGGTGCCCTCGCGGGTGACGGGCATGACGGTGCAGGCGGTGAAGTCGGTGCCGATGCCGATGATGTCGGCCGGGTCGACGCCGGCGGCGGCGATGGCCTCGGGGACGGCGGTGCGCAGGACCTGCCGGTAGTCCTCGGGGGACTGCAGCGCGGTCTCGGGCGCGAGGGGGTCGGTGCCGCCGGGCAGGGTGCGGGAGATGACGCCGTGCTCGTACTCGTGGACGGCGGTGCCCAGTTCGGCCCCGTCGGCCACGCGGACGACGACAGCGCGGCCGGAGAGGGTGCCGAAGTCCACCCCGATGGCCACGGCGTCGGGGCCACCGGTTCTGTGAGCGTTAACATTCTGGGCCACGCGTGTGCCCTCCTCGGGGGTGTGTGCGGATGTCGTGGTCGTTGCGGGCGGTCGTTGCGGGAGCGGGGTCAGTGGTGCGGCCGGAGGCCGTCCGTTGAGGGTGGTAGCCCCTCCTCTTCGCGAAGCGCCTCAGGGGCGATGGTGGGCGACGGGTGGGCGGTGCGGCCCCGCGGACGGGGCGGGCCCGCTGCTCTGGCGCACCCGCAGCCGTGCGGGCACGATGAGCCGCAGGGCCGGATCGGGCTCGGGAGCGGACGCGGAGTCGGAGTCAGGTTCGGTGTCGGTGTCGGCGGGCTCGGCGCCGCGCCGCTCCCCCGCGCCCAGCTCGTCGAGCAGCGCGCGCAGGCTCATCCGGCCGAGCTGGGCGAAGTCCTGGGCGACGGTGGTCAGGGGCGGAGCGAGGAACTCGGCCTCGGGGACGTCGTCGAACCCCACGACGCTGATGTCGTCCGGGACCCGGAGCCCGGCCTCGGCCAGGGCCCGCAGGAGGCCGATCGCCATCTGGTCGTTGGCCACGAACACCGCGGTGACCGGTTCCCCGTCGGCACGCCGCCGGACCAGGCTCCGGCCCTTCTCGTAACCGGAGCGGGGGCTCCAGTCGCCGACGAGCGGCTCGGGGGCGGTGGTCCCGGCCTCGGCCAGGGCGCGGCGCCAGCCGGCCACCCGGGACTCGGCCTCCAGCCACTCCGGGTCGCCCGAGATGTGGTGGACGGTGCGGTGCCCCAGGTCGAGGAGGTGGCGGACGGCGTCGTGGGCGCCCTGGACCTGGTCGACGCACACGACCGGCAGCCCCGACCCCTCGCCGCCCTCGACCGCCACCAGGGGGCGCGGCCCGGGCATCGCGGCCAGGACCTCCACCAGCGCCCGCTGCGGGGCGATGGCGATGCAGCCCTCGACGGACTGCTGGATGAGGTAGTCCACGGCCTCGGCGACGCCGGCGGGACTGACGTCGTCCAGGCTGACGATGCTCAGGAAGTACCCCGCCTCGCGGGCGGCCCGCTCGATGCCGGCCAGGGTCTGGGCCGGACCGAACAGCGTGGTGTCGAAGGCGATGACCCCCAGGACGTTGGTCCGGCGGGTGACCAGGGCGCGCGCGGTCGAGTTGCGGTGGTAGCCGAGCTCGTCGATGGCCCGCTGGACGCGGATCGTCGTCTCCGCCCGCACGTTCGGGTGGCCGTTGACGACCCGGGACACGGTCTGGTGCGAGACGCCGGCCAGGCGGGCGACGTCGGCCATGACGGGGCTGCGGCCACTCTGCGGGGTCACCTGGACGGCACCTCCTCGTAACACTCGGGAAAGTTCTGTGACGCAGCCAACATTGTTAGCGTTAACAGGAACGGCGTCAAGACTTCCGAGGAGAAAACTCCCGAATCGGGTCAGCCCAGCAGGCGGGAGTGGAGCACGGTGGCGGAGGTGTCGGAGAGCGAGGCGACCTGGTCCACGACCGCCCGGAGGGCGGAGGCGTCGTCCTCGGCGGCGGCGAAGGCCTCGGCGAACTGGGGGTCCAGCTCGCCCGGGGCGCCCTTCCAGAGCGCCTCCACCAGTTCGGTGACCGTCCGGCGCTCCTCGACCTGGTAGGCCAGGGCCTCGGCGCGCGACATCACGAAGTGGGCGGCGACCGCCTTGAGCAGCGCGCACTCCAGCAGGGCCCGGCGCGGAACGATGAGGTCGGCGCCGTAGCGGGTGAGGCGGCCGGGCCCGTAGGCCGCGCGCGTGGCGCCCTCGGCGGCCCGGCAGAAGCGGCCGATGAGCTCGCTGGTGAGGTTCTTCAGCGCGGCGAGCGAGGCCAGGTCCCCGGTGAACTCGGCCGGCCACACGGGCGCGGCCAGCAGCTCGGTGAAGACCTCGTCCAGCTCCGCGGGGTCGGCGTCGCAGTAGGAGTCGGCGGCCACCCGCACGACCTCGGCGCGCTCGACGGGGCTGCGCAGGGCGGCCATGCGCACGAGCCCGGCGTGCAGGGCGTCCTCGACGTCGTGGACGGAGTAGGCCACGTCGTCGGACCAGTCCATGACCTGGGCCTCGAAGCAGGTCCGGCCCGCAGGCGCGCCCTCGCGCAGCCAGTCGAAGACCTCGGTGTCGTCGGGGTAGCAGTTGAACTTGCGGGTGTCGCCGCCCTCGCCCCGGCGCCAGGGGTACTTGACCGTGGCGTCGAGGGTGGCGCGCGTGAGGTTGAGCCCGGCGCTGCGCCCGTCGGGGTCGATGACCTTGCCCTCCAGGCGCACGAGCAGGCGCAGGCTCTGGGCGTTGCCCTCGAACCCCCCGCAGGCGGCCGCGGCCTCGTCCAGCGCCCGCTCGCCGTTGTGCCCGAACGGGGGATGGCCGAGGTCGTGCGACAGGCACGCGGCCTCGACCAGGTCGGGATCGCAGCCCAGCACCTGGCCGAGCTCGCGCCCGATCTGCGCGCACTCCAGGGAGTGGGTGAGCCGGGTGCGCGGAAAGTCGCTCACACCGGGCTGGACGACCTGGGTCTTGGCGGCCAGACGACGCAGCGCCGAGCTGTGCAGGACCCGGGCGCGGTCGCGTTCGAAGGGGCCGCGGGCGCGGTTCTTGCGCCGTTCCCGGGCCATGCGCTCGGTGTCCCGGGCCTGGTAGCCGAGGACGCGTCCTTCGTCGCCGGAACCGCTCGTCATCACTGCGAGCCTACTTCCCGCCGGTGACGGAACCGAACGCCGGGTCAGGCGGCGTTCACGCGGATGTCGCTGCTGTCGTTGAAGATCCAGTAGTACCAGAGGGACGTGGTCTCACGGGTGATGTACCACAGCTGGGTGCGGCGCTCGATGACGGCCGGACCCGAGCGCGCGGGCGAGGCGCCCGCCTCGATGCCGAAGTCGTCCGCCATCTGCTTGGAGCGCAGGCTGTGCCAGGGGTCGGAGACCAGGATCGCGGTCTCCCAGCCGTTGGCGGCGAAGACCTCCGAGACGGCGGCGATGCTCTGCAGGGTGTCGCTGCCCTCCTCGACCGCGACGACGGAGTCGGCGGGCACGCCCACCTCGACCAGCCAGTTGCGGCCCGAGGCGGCCTCGGTGAAGTTGTCGTCCGGCAGTTTGCCGCCGACGGTGACGATGACCGGGGCCACGCCTTCGAGGTAGAGCTCCTGGGCCTGGCGCAGCCGGGCCTCGAAGACCGGCGAGGGGACGCCGTTGTACTGGCTGGCCCCCAGCACGATGATGGCGTCGGAGGGGGTGCGGTCGTCCTGGCGGGCGGTGTACCACACCCAGCCCCACGTCGCCGGGGGCACGGCCAGGACGGCCAACAGCAGCAGGGTGACGATCCAGCGCAGCCGGATCCGGCGGCGCGGGCGCCGGCGCCGGGGCTGCCGGGGACGGCGACGGGCGGCGCGCTCGGGTTCGGGTTCGGGTTCCACGCCGGGTCCGGGTCGGAAGCCGTCGTCGGCTCCGAAGTCGTCATCGGGCCCGAAGTCGGAGTCGGGGCCGGAGTCGCTCTGGGCTCCGGGCCGGGGTCCGGTGTGCGGCGCGCGCCCGCGGGGCGGGGGGCGGTCGCGGACGAAGCGGCGGGTGAAGGACGTCTCCGCGCCCTCGCCGGCGCCCTGGGCGCCGCCGGCCGCATCGCCGCCGGCCGCATCGTGTCCGGCCGGCCGCTCCGGCCGGGAGGGGAACTCCTCGCGGAAGAACGCACGGGTCGTGCCGGCCGCGGGGTCGCGCTCGAAGGACATGGTGCTCCCCGCGCCGGGTTCCGAAGCGGGCTCGGCACCGAGGCCGGAGCCGCCGGCTCCGGCCACCTCGGGCTCGCGCGCGAGGGTGCGTGTGGCGTCGTCTCCGTCCGCGGTCGCGGCCGGGGCGTACTCGCTCCGCGAGAAGACCCGGGTGGCCTCGTCATCGATGGAGGCACCGGCCGGGGCCTCCCACGGCTCTTCGCCGTGACCGTCGCCTGCCACTCGCACCGGCTCACCTCCGCACAATTCGCTGACTGGAGTACTCACCCCTACTGGGACGGCTTCCGACCACCGCTGGTTCTCGGCAGGCCGACCCGTTCGGGGGACGAACCTGAGGTGAGGAGGGGCGGGGAAGACGGCCAGGCCAGCGGTCGAGAATATATCACGAAAAGGTCACGATGACCCCTGGTGGGCAGTTCCCCGCCGGGACATGAGTCTAGGGCGTGCGCGGACGGGAGGCATCCGCCCGACGCCGCGTTCCCACGGCCGCGGACGCCCCTGCGGACGCCACCGCCCCCGCGGGTGTGCGCGGGGGCGGTGGCTCGGTGTGCCGGGGGCCGGTCAGCCGGAGGCGCGGCCCGCGGCCCGGCCGGCCTCCAGGCGCGCCACCGGTACTCGGAAGGGCGAGCAGGACACGTAGTCCAGCCCCACCTCGTGGAAGAAGTGCACCGAGGCCGGGTCGCCGCCGTGCTCACCGCACACGCCGAGCTTGATCCCCGGGCGCGCCGCCCGGCCCTCCTCGACGGCGATGCGGATGAGGCGGCCGACACCGTCGACGTCCAGCGACTCGAACGGAGAGACCCCGAAGACGCCCTTCTCCAGGTAGGCGGAGAAGAACGACGCCTCCACGTCGTCGCGGGAGAAGCCCCACACGGTCTGGGTGAGGTCGTTGGTGCCGAAGGAGAAGAACGCGGCGTGCTCGGCGATCTGCCCTGCGGTGAGCGCGGCACGGGGCAGCTCGATCATGGTGCCGACCGGGAAGTCCAGGTCCAGACCGTTCTCCTCCCCCACCTCGCGCAGGACGCGCAGCGCGTCGTCGCGGATGATCTCCAGTTCCTGCACCGTGCCCACCAGCGGGATCATGATCTCCGGGCGGGGACGGCCGCCCTGCCTGATCCGGTCCACCGCGGCCTGGGCGATGGCGCGCACCTGCATCGTGAACAGGCCGGGGACCACCAGGCCCAGGCGCACGCCGCGCAGGCCCAGCATCGGGTTCTGCTCGTGCAGCTTGTGCACGGCCTGGAGCACCCGCAGGTCGTTCTCGTGGCTCTCGCCGCGCGCCTCGGCCACGGCCACGCGCACCGACAGCTCGGTGATGTCGGGCAGGAACTCGTGCAGCGGCGGGTCCAGCAGGCGCACGGTGACCGGGAGGCCGTCCATGGCGCCGAGGATGCCGTTGAAGTCCTCCCGCTGCAGGGGCAGCAGTGCGCCGAGCGCCTCCCCCTGCTCGTCCTCGGTGTCGGCGAGGATGAGCCGTTCCACCAGCTGGCGGCGGTCGCCGAGGAACATGTGCTCGGTCCGGCACAGCCCGATGCCCTGGGCGCCCATGCGGCGGGCGCGGGCGGCGTCCTCGGGGGTGTCGGCGTTGGCGCGCACGTACATGCGGCGGGCGGCGTCCACGTAGTGCATCAGCCGGTCCACGGCGCGCACGAGGTCGTCGGCCTGGTCCGAGGCGGGGTCGATCTCCCCCTCGAAGTAGCGCACGACCGGGGAGTCCACCACGGCGACCTCGCCGAGGTAGACCTGGCCGCTGGTGCCGTCGATGGAGATGACGTCGCCCTCCTCGACCACCTCGCCGCCGGGCGCGGTCATCCGCCGGTTCTTGGTGTCGATGTCGAGCTCCTCGGCACCGCACACGCAGGTCTTGCCCATGCCGCGGGCGACCACGGCCGCGTGCGAGGTCTTGCCGCCGCGGCTGGTGAGGATGCCCTCGGCGGCGATCATGCCCTCCAGGTCGTCGGGGTTGGTCTCCCGGCGGCACAGGATGACCCTCTCCCCGCTGCGGGACCACTTGACGGCGGTGTAGGAGTCGAAGACGGCCTTGCCGACCGCGGCTCCGGGCGAGGCGTTCATGCCGCGGCCGATCCGGTGCACGTCGGGATCGGTGGCGGCGCTGTCGTCGAAGCGCGGGAACATCAGCTGGGCGAGCTGGTCGCCGGTGACGCGCTGGACAGCCTCGTCGAGGCTGATCATGCCCTGGTCGACGAGCTGGTCGGCGATGCGGAAGGCGGCGCCCGCGGTGCGCTTGCCCACGCGGGTCTGGAGCATCCACAGCTTGCCGCGCTCGATCGTGAACTCGATGTCGCACAGGTCGCGGTAGTGGTTCTCCAGGGTCTGCATGATGCCCATCAGCTCCTGGTAGCTGGCGGCGTCGATCTTCTCCAGGTCCGCGAGGGGGACGGTGTTGCGGATGCCGGCCACCACGTCCTCGCCCTGGGCGTTCTGGAGGTAGTCGCCGTAGACGCCGGGCTGGCCCGAGGCGGGGTCGCGGGTGAAGGCGACGCCGGTGCCCGAGTCCATACCGAGGTTGCCGAAGACCATGGAGCAGATGTTGACCGCGGTGCCCAGGTCGGAGGGGATGCGCTCCTGGCGGCGGTAGAGCACCGCGCGGGGGGCGTTCCAGGAGTCGAAGACCGCCTTGACGGCGAGGGTCATCTGCTCGCGGGGGTCGGAGGGGAAGGGGCTGCCGGTCTGCTCCTGGACGATGTCCTTGAAGCGGGCGACGAGGGCGCGAAAGTCCGCGGCGTCCAGGTCGAGGTCGTTGGTGATGCCCTTGGCCGCCTTGGCCTCCTCGATGGCCTCCTCGAAGAGCTCGCCGTCGATGTCCTGGACGGTCTTGCCGAACATCTGGATGAGGCGCCGGTAGGAGTCCCACGCGAAGCGCTCGTCGCCGCCCTGGGCGGCCAGGCCGACGACCGACTCGTCGTTGAGGCCGATGTTGAGGACGGTCTCCATCATGCCCGGCATCGAGAACCTGGCGCCCGAGCGCACGCTCACCAGGAGCGGGTCGTCGGGCTGGCCGAGCCGGCGGCCCATGGCCTTCTCCAGCTCCTTGAGGTTGGCCTCGATCTCGGCGTCGAGCCCGGCGGGGACGCTGCCATTCGACAGGTAGTGCCGGCACGCCTTCGTGGTGATCGTGAAGCCGGGGGGCACCGGTAGACCGAGGTTGGTCATCTCGGCGAGGTTGGCCCCCTTTCCGCCGAGGAGATCCTTCTGGTCCTTGCTGCCCTCGGTGAAGTTGTAGACGTACTTGGCCACGGGGGTGCTCCCTCGTTCTTCTCGACGGCTCCGCGGTGGGATCGGCCCCTCGCCCGGATGGGACCGGACTCTATCCGCACCGTGCGCGACTCCCCTGTCATGAACTCCCCGATTGCGATGTTTCCGCAGTTCAAGGAGGTTGAACAGGTCTATACCAATGGTTCAGCTCGGGTACACCGGCCCCTTGCGCCCAGACTACGACCGAAACGGGCCCGCGCCACGGCGACACCGCCGCCGACCTGGGAACTCCGTGCAGGCGCCGGAGAGCGGGTCATCCGGGAACAGGCCGCTGACGGCACTCTTTGCGCCAGAACCACACCCGCCACACCCAGGCGCGGCCGGACACGCCGACACGGGCCCGGACGCGGCGGTGTGCGAGGCGACACAGCATTACCTGGCAGTAACCTACGGGTGCGTAAGTTAGGCTGCCGGTGAGGCCCCGCACAGGCGCGGGACGGGTGGACGCGAGGAGTGCGACGGTGTCGAAGGAGCAGCAGAACCAGACCGAAACGGTGACGAGCCGAGCGCGCGAAGCCGCCGAGGACCTGCTGGAAGCGGTCAAACCCCGCCTGCGCGGGTGGCTGCACCTGGGCACCGCGCCGCTCGCCCTGGCCGCAGGCATCGTCCTGGTGTGCCTGTCACCCACCCTGCCCGCCATGGCCGCGAGCGCGGTGTACGCGCTCAGCTCGGTCCTGTTGTTCGGCACCTCGGCCGTCTACCACGTGGGCCGCTGGTCCCCCCGCGCGCAGAAGGTCCTGCGCCGCCTGGACCACTCCAACATCTACCTGATCATCGCGGGCACCTACACGCCCTTCGTGGTCCTGGTCCTGGACGGCCCGCTGCGCGCGGCGATGCTCGCGCTGATCTGGGGCGGCGCCACGGCGGGCGTGGCCTTCAAGCTGCTGTGGCTCAACGCGCCCCGGTGGCTGTCGACGGCGCTGTACCTGGCCATCGGATGGGTCGCGGTGCTGTTCATCCCCGACCTGATCGGCGGGACGAACCCGGCGACGTGGATCCTCATCCTCGTCGGCGGCGTGCTCTACAGCGTGGGCGCGGTGGTCTACGGACTCAAGCGCCCCAACCCCGCGCCCCGGTGGTTCGGCTTCCACGAGATCTTCCACTCCCTGACCATCGCGGCGTTCGTCTGCCACTATGTCGCGGTCTCCTTCGTGGTCTACACCGCCGCCTGACCCTCGCCACTGGTAATGGGAAAAGCCATTAACTAGAGTGTGCGCATGGTCTCCATCTCCCGGGAACTCCCGACCGAGTCCGAAGCCCGCCTCCGGCGGGTGCTGCGCGCCACCGACATCGAACACCTGCCGGGCCACTGGTGCTTCCGGCGCCTCACGGGGGCGCCGCCGCCGGACGCCCTGGCCACGGTCAGGGACGCCGACGGCTGGTGCGCCCTCACCCCCGCCGAGGGCGAGGTCGCCGAGCCGTTCGGCCTCACCCTGAGCACGTTCCCGCCGGGGATCGACAACAGCGGCTACATCGGGTGGGTATCGACGACCCTCAAGGAGCGCACCGGCAGCGGCGTGTTCGTGGTGTGCGGCGACAACCCCCGCCGCGGCGGCGTCTTCGACTACCTCGGGTACCCCGCCGAGGCCGCGGACGCCGTCCGCGGCGTGCTCGACGACCTGCGCCGGCCGCCGTCGGAGGACCGCCTCGGCCTCGACCTGCGGGTGTTCGAAGTGGCCGAGACCTCCGGCGCGAGCGCGATCTCCCCAGACACGCGGTTCGAGTTCCGGGAACGGGACGGCCGCGTCGAGGCCCGCTACTCCGGCGGCGCCGTCGACCAGGGCTTCCTCGTCGGCCGGCGCGAGGACGACCGCGTGACCACCGCCTACTCCCAGGTGGACGCCGCCGGGCACGCGCGGGCGGGCACCGCCGTGATGCGCCTGACCGGGGACGGCGACGGCGGTCTGCTGCTCGTCGAGGACTTCACGTGGTCGGACGGGGCGACGGGCCGCAACGTGCTCCGGGCCGCGGGGGGCACCCGTGCCCGCTGAACCCGTGGCCGTCGCGTTCGCCAACACCCGTTCCTCCCCGCACCGGGACCGCATCGCCGAGCTCGACCAGTGGCGCGCCTGGTGCGACGCCCGGCCCGGCCTCAAGGCCGTGGGACGCGCCGTCGACGCCGACGGGCTGACCCTCCTGCGCGCGGCGCGCGACGACGTCCAGGAGGTCCTGCGTGCCGCGGCGGCGCGGGAGGACCCCGACCCCGCCGTGGTCGACCGGCTGCCGGCACTCACCCGCGGCCCGGCGCCCGGGCTCGCGTGGCACGGGGACCGCTACGAGCTGACCGTGCCCGAGGGCGGGAGCCCGGCCGCGGCCCTCGCGCACCACCTGGCGGGCGCCGCGATGGGCCTGGTGGTCACCGGGCCGCCCCTCGCGGTGTGCCGGGGCCAGGGCTGCCTCAAGGTCTTCGTGGCGACCCGGGCGGACCGCCGCTGGTGCGACGGCGCCGCCTGCGGCAACCGCGCACGGGTCCGCTCGCACCACCGCAAGCGGAGCGGTCCGGACGCGTGACGGCCGCCCGTCCCGCTCGGGGACGGGCGGCCGGACCCGCCCGGTCGTCCGCGTCAGGCGAAGCCGAACACCGGCGGGAACACCAGCACGACCAGCCCCGCCCAGACCGCGTAGACCGGCAGGTAGGTCGTCTGCCATCGTTCGATCGCCGCGAAGGGGCGCGTACCCCGCACGAAGCCCGCGAGCAGCCACGCCGACCAGGCCAGGTGCACCAGCAGCACGAGGTTGAGGCCGAGCGCGGCGGTCTTGTTGGCGGTGAACCCGAACTCGGCGATACGGGTCAGCATCGCCGTCAGCGCGACGGCGTCGACCGCCAGCGCCGCTCCGACCAGCGCGAGCTGGAGCCAGTCGAAGACGCCCGGCCGGGCCATCGGGTCGCGCGCGCTGATCGAGTACAGCAGGAGGAACAGGACCAGCACCAGCACGGCGTCCATGAGGATGAGCAGGCCGCGGTCCACCGTGGTCAGCGGCCCGTTCACCAGGAGCGCCACCAGGTCCGCCACCAGCATCACCAGCGCCAGCGGCGTGAAGACCCGGGTCAGCACGGGCGCGATGTTCTCCACCACGCTCTTCTTGGCCTCCACCAGCCACGCGGCCACCAGCAGCGCGCCGGGCAGGCCGAACGGCAGGAGCCAGTCCTCCAGGACCGGTTCGAGGTCGATCTCGACCACGGAGAGCACGCCGAAGGTGAGTCCGACCAGGACCGCCGACCCCAGCATGATCAGCGCCAGGTACATCGCCAGTTCGCCCATGAAGCGCACGAAGTCCATGCGCCGCTCGTGGGACCGCCAGTGCCCTCCCGTGTGCAGGACACCCACGAGCAGCCACAGCAGGACCGGAGCGTGCGTCAACGCGAGCACGGCGGTCATCCCCGGCGCCGGCTGGGCACCGCCGGGGATCATCGCGAACGGGTAGAGGTTCACCGCCAGGGCGGGCACCGCCGCGACGGCGGCCACCGCCGCGCACACGCGCCACGGCACGCGCCGCTTCCAGGCGAACCACCCCGCCAGGAACGGGA
This region includes:
- a CDS encoding permease prefix domain 1-containing protein, which encodes MSDTSREGVLEAQIDQWRGFVRRRRAISPPDIEEMEDHLREQIADLESNGLDDEEAFLVAVKRMGNLDEVSREFAREHAHRLWKQLVLVPEVDDGAGGLSRWRELGVVLAFALGAGLAVKLLVASVDDEFAQFRNIAFVVLPFLAGWFAWKRRVPWRVCAAVAAVAAVPALAVNLYPFAMIPGGAQPAPGMTAVLALTHAPVLLWLLVGVLHTGGHWRSHERRMDFVRFMGELAMYLALIMLGSAVLVGLTFGVLSVVEIDLEPVLEDWLLPFGLPGALLVAAWLVEAKKSVVENIAPVLTRVFTPLALVMLVADLVALLVNGPLTTVDRGLLILMDAVLVLVLFLLLYSISARDPMARPGVFDWLQLALVGAALAVDAVALTAMLTRIAEFGFTANKTAALGLNLVLLVHLAWSAWLLAGFVRGTRPFAAIERWQTTYLPVYAVWAGLVVLVFPPVFGFA
- a CDS encoding hemolysin III family protein is translated as MSKEQQNQTETVTSRAREAAEDLLEAVKPRLRGWLHLGTAPLALAAGIVLVCLSPTLPAMAASAVYALSSVLLFGTSAVYHVGRWSPRAQKVLRRLDHSNIYLIIAGTYTPFVVLVLDGPLRAAMLALIWGGATAGVAFKLLWLNAPRWLSTALYLAIGWVAVLFIPDLIGGTNPATWILILVGGVLYSVGAVVYGLKRPNPAPRWFGFHEIFHSLTIAAFVCHYVAVSFVVYTAA
- a CDS encoding CGNR zinc finger domain-containing protein; this encodes MPAEPVAVAFANTRSSPHRDRIAELDQWRAWCDARPGLKAVGRAVDADGLTLLRAARDDVQEVLRAAAAREDPDPAVVDRLPALTRGPAPGLAWHGDRYELTVPEGGSPAAALAHHLAGAAMGLVVTGPPLAVCRGQGCLKVFVATRADRRWCDGAACGNRARVRSHHRKRSGPDA
- a CDS encoding DUF6196 family protein, with translation MVSISRELPTESEARLRRVLRATDIEHLPGHWCFRRLTGAPPPDALATVRDADGWCALTPAEGEVAEPFGLTLSTFPPGIDNSGYIGWVSTTLKERTGSGVFVVCGDNPRRGGVFDYLGYPAEAADAVRGVLDDLRRPPSEDRLGLDLRVFEVAETSGASAISPDTRFEFRERDGRVEARYSGGAVDQGFLVGRREDDRVTTAYSQVDAAGHARAGTAVMRLTGDGDGGLLLVEDFTWSDGATGRNVLRAAGGTRAR